A region of the Legionella sp. PATHC035 genome:
ACGTTATTCCATCATTTAGATTGTTTATTGATAGGGATTGCAGGGTTCGCTAAAGTTCTGTCAGCAATTGAAAATTGACAGCCTTTTACCAAAAGGTGAACAATTAAATTTTCAACGAATACGGGCTCCCCCTCTTCAACATCAGTGATATTCGTTTGATCAATATTCCTGCCGTCAATAATAACTACCATACCTGAACCATAACACTCGGCCTCAGATCCATTTCGAATGACCAGTGCAGTATCCTCGCCTAAACCAATACCCAATTGTTCTGGGTTCATAATAATGGCGTGTGCAAGACGACTAAATCGTCCTCTTTTGATGAAATGAGTATCAATAATACAAGACTGTAAAATTCCTAATCCGGAGGAAGTTAACAAATTTCGATACCTTAAAGCTTCTGATAAACCGCCGCCTGTAATCATCACCGTACCCATAACCATGGCTCCAGCGCTGGTTCCAGCAATAATAAAATCACTGTCTTTCAAATATCGCTCTTTAATAATATCAACAATAGGAGTGCCCCCTAATATGGTTGATAAACGAAATTGATCTCCTCCTGTAAAAAAAATAGCGCCAGCATCTGCTGCTCTTTTTAAATATTCGTTAGCACGTGCTTCGCTTCTTTTTTTTATGGGAAGAAATCCTATATTGTTGTAGCCCATATTATGAAAAACTTTTTGATAAATTTTTTTTACTTCATCCTGAATTTCCGAACCTGTGGTAATAATTTCTATTTTCTTATTCGATGGAGGCAATAATTCACTCAAAATTTCATAGCGAGTAAATTCTCTTTTTTGCTCTGAAATATCCATTGGCTCATCGTGCCCTTTATCCTCGGCACCACCGATAATCAATAACTTAGCTTTGGGTGTCATTATAAACCTCATTCACCATCATCAATTGTTTTGCCCTTTTCTTGAGAAAATTAGTTGTTTCAAATACATCTTCAACGGCACAAAAGATAAAAGTATTAGGTTCTGCTATTCCCATCATATGTTCAATCGCCTCAATCTCATCTGAAATGATATTGATAGACGGTTTAAAATCAGAACGAAGAATTCCGGCAACCAGAAGACGGTTAATTTCATGATGAGTTCGCCCTCGCCCATCCTTATCATGACGAATAACAATTTCATCAAACATAGAGGCAGCATGATAGCCCAACTTTTCTATGTCCTCATCGCGTCGATCGCCTACTACGCCTATAATTCCGATTTTTTTAGCACAATGAATAGAATCAAGATAATTTTTTAGCTCACAAAATGCACCTTCGTTATGTGCATAATCGACCATAATTTGGCAATGAGGAAATTGAAAAAGATTCATTCTGCCTGGAAGATTTTCAACTGTGGGATAGAAAATTTGGAGTGCTTCTTTTATTTTCTCTAAGGAGAAATGACTAATCACTCCAGCTAATGTTGCCGCTAAGATATTTTGGATCATGCTGGTTGCAGTACCTTGAAAACTGAGCGGAATCGATTTTATATCGGCCAGAACTATTCGTTCAGACCCTCTTTGTACGACAATATTTCCTTGATCAAGAAAAGCAGCTAATCCACCTAAGCTGCAATGTTTTCTAATCCTCGGGCCATCAAACAAACTAAACAAAGCAATATTGCACTGTAAATCATTCCTTAAATCATAAGTGAGCGAATCATCTGCATTTAAAATACTATATCCGTTTTTTTTGGTGCTCCGCGCAACAACTGCTTTGACCTGTGCCATGTCCTCAAGCGTATGAATATCATTTAACCCCAGATGATCCCCTGTAATATTCGTTATCACACTCATATCACATTCATCAAATCCCAAGCCTGAGCGCAGAATGCCACCTCGAGCACATTCTAATACTGCATAATCGACCTCAGGATCATACAAAACAGCTTGTGCACTTGCAGGGCCACTGCAATCGCCGCTGTAGATCAATTTATTATTGATGTAAATACCTTCTGTGGTTGTATAACCCGTATGATGATTTGCAAAACGTGCAAGATGGGCAATCAACCGAACTACAGTTGTTTTTCCATTAGTGCCAGTAACCGCCACTATTGGAATTCTTGAAGTTAAATTTTCTGGATAAAGCATTTTTAAAATAGGTTCGGCTACATTACGAGGCGCACCTTCATTGGGCGATAGATGCATTCTTAATCCTGGCCCAGCATTTACCTCGATAATCGCTCCATGGTTCTCATTAAGAGGGCAACTAATGTCTTTTGAAATCACATCAATTCCACAAATATCCAAATTCACAAGTCTTGCTACACGTTCTGCAAGAATGATATTAAAAGGATGAACTGCATCTGTAACGTCTTTAGCTGTGCCACCAGAACTTAAATTTGCCGTTTCTTTTAAATTTAAGATATGACCTTTGGGCAAAATACTCTCCAGCGTCAGATTATTCTGTCTTAAAATAGAGAAAGTGGATTCATCTACTTTGATCTTGGTCAGTATCTTTTCATGGGATTCACCTCGGTTGGGATCCTCATTTGCCTGCTGGATTAATTGATCAATTGTACGTTCTCCATCCCCTACAATTTGAGCTGGAGTACGTTTAGCTACCGCAACCACCTTATAGTTAACAACTAAAAATCGATAGTCATTCCCAGGTATAGAACGCTCTATAATCAATTCATTGGAAATTCTTTTTGCGAGCTCATAACCAAATCTTGCTTTGTTATGATCGGTGATATTCGTCGTTACTCCTTTTCCATGATTGGCATTCACTGGCTTTATCACTAAGGGGAACCCTAACTGTTCCACCGCCGCTTTCAGTTCTTCCTCAGAAGTAATAATCAATCCTGTTGGCGTTGGAATAAAATTTGAATTAAGAATACTCTTGGTCAGCTCTTTATTAGAAGCGATATCAACACCAATTGAACTGGTTTTCGAAGACACTGAGGCCCATATTTTTTTTTGATTTCGGCCGTATCCTAAGGTAATTAAGGAGCTGTGCTCATGGCGTTTCCAAGGAATATTTCTTTTTTTAGCTTCATCTACTAGAGCCTGAGTGCTTGGGCCCAAACCTTGTTTCTTAAAAATCTCCTTTAAATGATTGATTGCTTCATCAAGAGGATATTTGTTGCCTTCAGCTATGGAATTTACAAAATCGACAGCGGTCTTTCCTGCATACAAACCAGCTTCTTCAATCTGATAGGCAAAGATAACATGATAGACACCATAGTCCTTGGTTCCATAAGTTCGACCAAAACCACAATCCATCCCTGCGAGATACTGCAACTCCAAAGCCACATGTTCAATCACGTGACCTAGCCAAGTGCCTTCTTCTATTCGTTTTAAAAATCCGCCTTCGACGCCTAAAGAACAACGATGACTCTTTAAACTCGGTAACTCCTGAATCAGCCTTTCTTTGAATCCAGCTAAACAGCTTGTAGGA
Encoded here:
- a CDS encoding cyanophycinase, whose protein sequence is MTPKAKLLIIGGAEDKGHDEPMDISEQKREFTRYEILSELLPPSNKKIEIITTGSEIQDEVKKIYQKVFHNMGYNNIGFLPIKKRSEARANEYLKRAADAGAIFFTGGDQFRLSTILGGTPIVDIIKERYLKDSDFIIAGTSAGAMVMGTVMITGGGLSEALRYRNLLTSSGLGILQSCIIDTHFIKRGRFSRLAHAIIMNPEQLGIGLGEDTALVIRNGSEAECYGSGMVVIIDGRNIDQTNITDVEEGEPVFVENLIVHLLVKGCQFSIADRTLANPAIPINKQSK
- the cphA gene encoding cyanophycin synthetase, with protein sequence MNILKTQVLNGPNYWSNFRKELIVIKLDIGKYEELPTSCLAGFKERLIQELPSLKSHRCSLGVEGGFLKRIEEGTWLGHVIEHVALELQYLAGMDCGFGRTYGTKDYGVYHVIFAYQIEEAGLYAGKTAVDFVNSIAEGNKYPLDEAINHLKEIFKKQGLGPSTQALVDEAKKRNIPWKRHEHSSLITLGYGRNQKKIWASVSSKTSSIGVDIASNKELTKSILNSNFIPTPTGLIITSEEELKAAVEQLGFPLVIKPVNANHGKGVTTNITDHNKARFGYELAKRISNELIIERSIPGNDYRFLVVNYKVVAVAKRTPAQIVGDGERTIDQLIQQANEDPNRGESHEKILTKIKVDESTFSILRQNNLTLESILPKGHILNLKETANLSSGGTAKDVTDAVHPFNIILAERVARLVNLDICGIDVISKDISCPLNENHGAIIEVNAGPGLRMHLSPNEGAPRNVAEPILKMLYPENLTSRIPIVAVTGTNGKTTVVRLIAHLARFANHHTGYTTTEGIYINNKLIYSGDCSGPASAQAVLYDPEVDYAVLECARGGILRSGLGFDECDMSVITNITGDHLGLNDIHTLEDMAQVKAVVARSTKKNGYSILNADDSLTYDLRNDLQCNIALFSLFDGPRIRKHCSLGGLAAFLDQGNIVVQRGSERIVLADIKSIPLSFQGTATSMIQNILAATLAGVISHFSLEKIKEALQIFYPTVENLPGRMNLFQFPHCQIMVDYAHNEGAFCELKNYLDSIHCAKKIGIIGVVGDRRDEDIEKLGYHAASMFDEIVIRHDKDGRGRTHHEINRLLVAGILRSDFKPSINIISDEIEAIEHMMGIAEPNTFIFCAVEDVFETTNFLKKRAKQLMMVNEVYNDTQS